One Gimesia aquarii DNA segment encodes these proteins:
- a CDS encoding sigma-70 family RNA polymerase sigma factor: protein MRSAIFWYIKAAYFDIASLLMALILGIIQILKPDETEKFVQLLTANQSMLYAYIRSLLPNSDAVQDVLQETNMVLWRRSAEFKEGTNFVAWACKVAYFQVMAFYRDNKRDSMVFNVELVSMLAKQNEEKLAGSHDLQQVLSRCLTKLPEQSRQLIQKRYAPGGSVQSIAAEQGRSVGAISQMLYRIRQLLQECVQKTLASEQGE, encoded by the coding sequence GTGAGATCGGCGATCTTCTGGTATATAAAAGCAGCTTACTTCGACATCGCCAGTCTACTGATGGCACTGATATTGGGGATCATTCAAATCTTGAAGCCTGACGAGACTGAAAAATTTGTTCAATTGCTGACCGCGAATCAGAGTATGCTTTATGCCTATATTCGATCATTGTTACCAAATTCCGATGCGGTACAGGATGTCCTCCAGGAAACGAATATGGTGCTCTGGCGACGATCAGCAGAATTTAAAGAGGGAACGAATTTTGTTGCCTGGGCATGCAAAGTCGCTTATTTTCAAGTTATGGCCTTTTACCGTGACAATAAACGAGATTCCATGGTATTTAATGTCGAGCTGGTATCCATGTTAGCAAAACAAAATGAAGAGAAACTGGCTGGTTCGCATGACCTGCAGCAGGTTTTGTCGCGATGTCTTACCAAACTTCCGGAACAAAGCCGCCAGCTGATTCAAAAACGATATGCACCGGGTGGATCTGTGCAATCCATTGCAGCGGAACAAGGGCGATCCGTAGGTGCTATTTCTCAAATGCTTTACCGTATTCGTCAACTATTGCAAGAATGCGTTCAGAAAACACTTGCCAGTGAGCAGGGAGAGTAA